From the genome of Palaemon carinicauda isolate YSFRI2023 chromosome 6, ASM3689809v2, whole genome shotgun sequence, one region includes:
- the LOC137642903 gene encoding uncharacterized protein translates to MAPPDISKWVQVEEGFATKWQYPNVIGAIDGKHIVITKPNNSDSLYFNYKKEFSFVLMALVDADCKFIIVGIGAHGKNSDGAIFRDSKLGKSLLSNTLNIPPPKALPNTNIVLPHVVVGDEAFPLNKNIMRPYPRSQLANNEANEIYNYHIPELDLSLKMHLAS, encoded by the coding sequence ATGGCACCACCCGACATCTCGAAATGGGTACAAGTAGAAGAAGGTTTTGCAACTAAATGGCAGTATCCAAACGTAATAGGTGCTATAGATGGCAAACATATAGTGATAACAAAACCAAATAATAGTGACTCACTATATTTCAATTACAAGAAAGAATTCAGCTTTGTGCTGATGGCGCTAGTAGATGCTGATTGTAAGTTCATCATAGTAGGTATTGGAGCCCATGGGAAAAATAGCGATGGTGCCATCTTTAGAGACTCAAAATTAGGTAAAAGTTTGTTATCTAATACATTGAATATTCCGCCACCTAAAGCGTTACCTAACACAAATATTGTACTCCCTCATGTCGTGGTCGGAGACGAAGCCTTCCCACTAAATAAGAATATCATGCGGCCTTATCCAAGATCTCAGTTGGCTAATAATGaagcaaatgaaatatataactaCCACATTCCAGAGCTAGACCTGTCTCTGAAAATGCATTTGGCATCTTAA